In Stigmatopora argus isolate UIUO_Sarg chromosome 17, RoL_Sarg_1.0, whole genome shotgun sequence, the following are encoded in one genomic region:
- the LOC144092156 gene encoding uncharacterized protein LOC144092156 isoform X2, with protein sequence MMMMMHHPSLKSKVTRRSNLIHKKNQQTPRVFSDTGKREECPERPECAEQPSSLFVLGEEEWKRRRRGSKGRMRCATWTERVPVKGGATIETSAGDKFVYRQPFYLSL encoded by the exons GAAATCCAAAGTAACCAGGCGATCGAACCTCATACACAAGAAAAACCAACAGACTCCCCGTGTTTTTTCAGACACAG GGAAGCGTGAGGAATGCCCGGAGAGGCCCGAGTGTGCAGAACAGCCCTCTTCTCTTTTTGTGCTCGGCGAGGAGGAGTGGAAGAGGAGGCGGCGGGGGTCTAAAGGACGGATGCG ATGCGCTACCTGGACGGAACGAGTTCCCGTAAAGGGAGGGGCTACGATTGAGACGTCAGCTGGCGACAAGTTTGTTTACAGGCAACCATTTTATTTGAGTCTATGA